The Bacteroidota bacterium region CCCTGGGTCTTTCAGGTGCCTCTATTGTAGTATTGGCCTCAGGCTTCCTTGCACCGCCAGAATCAACAGACCCAGGCTTTGGTCTGATTGCTGTAACTGCTGATGGCACAACTGTACCACTCGAAGCAGCAACAACAACGCGTGTACAGGTTATCCATAACTCAGCGGATGCCGGCGCCGGCTCTGTAGACATCTATGTAAGCCAGGATGGCAGTGAACTTGCCAAACTCGAAGACGTCGCTTTCCGTACCGCTACCGGATTTCTTGACCTCCCGGCTGGTGAAATCCAGATCGACATTGCACCCCCAACCAGCGCGGATGTAAGCGAATCTATTTTCACAAAAACCGTTACACTCGCTGGTGGAGAAACGTATGTTGTTGTCGCAAGTGGCTCACTTTCTGCCACAGACGAAACGGCGTTTGATCTGTTTGCCAGCAAAGGCCGCGAACAGGCTGCGCTTGCAGGTGGTTCAGATCTCCTGATTTTCCATGGTGCTTCAGATGCGCCGGCAGTTGATGTTGTTGTACCGGATGCATTAACCCTCGCTGACGACGCCACCTTTGGCGCCTTTGTGCCTTACCAGAGCGTTCCACTTGCGGATTACCCGCTCGACCTGCTTACAGGTGATGGTATGACGCTGGTAGCACAGTTTAGCGCCCCGCTTGCAACCCTGGAACTGGCCGACCAGCCGCTGGTTGTGCTGGCCTCTGGCTTCCTCGCACCAGCCATGGACGCGCCGGCTTTCGGACTCTTCGCTGTACTGCCTGCTGGCGGTGCCTTTGTGGAGCTCCCTGTCGTGAGTGGCGTTGCCAACGAAGACCTGAATACAGACCTGCCAGGATCGTTCACGCTGTATGAAAACTACCCGAACCCGTTCAATCCAACAACCACGCTGTTGTTTGATCTGCCTGAAGCGGCCGTTGTAAGCGTACAGGTTTACGATA contains the following coding sequences:
- a CDS encoding DUF4397 domain-containing protein codes for the protein MKKSDTILSSLRGATFALLLMFIAAPAFAQQTANVQIIHNSPYAAAAVVDIYVNDALALDDVAFQAATGFLELPAGDTPEMAPDVKIDITGSTAADNSAPVFTATVKLITDNNYIVVAAGDPTGGDPAFGLFINDMGQQAAGEMGNTDVLVFHGSPDAPTVDVTALGSPRPLVDDASFGDFAGYLALPTADYQLNVTPADDNDTAVASFAASLETLGLSGASIVVLASGFLAPPESTDPGFGLIAVTADGTTVPLEAATTTRVQVIHNSADAGAGSVDIYVSQDGSELAKLEDVAFRTATGFLDLPAGEIQIDIAPPTSADVSESIFTKTVTLAGGETYVVVASGSLSATDETAFDLFASKGREQAALAGGSDLLIFHGASDAPAVDVVVPDALTLADDATFGAFVPYQSVPLADYPLDLLTGDGMTLVAQFSAPLATLELADQPLVVLASGFLAPAMDAPAFGLFAVLPAGGAFVELPVVSGVANEDLNTDLPGSFTLYENYPNPFNPTTTLLFDLPEAAVVSVQVYDMLGKQVMTIPAESRAAGSAQSIQVDAASLASGMYLYQVQAQGDRANYISTGRMILIK